In the genome of Blastocatellia bacterium, the window TTTCACGATCCGATGACCATGCCGCTCGAAATATTCGAGAAAGGCGCGACGAATCTCATGCCCGCTGGCTCTCCACATAGTGTTCGCACTCCTCTCCTCGCTCGGAGGCCCTCGGAGAATTTCGATGGAGCGCTCATCTGCCCCCTCGGCGAGAGCCCCTGAGACCACATAAGAATAGCCCAAAACCTGTCCTCCGACAACGTCGGGAGGCAGCGGGAAAGAATCGCCCATGATACGATTCCCCCCTCGGTCGCTCATCTTCTCGGCTCATGAGCACGGGCGGCTTTTGAGGCGACCGGTTCGGGAGGGTCTTCGGTTATTCGCTGACTTGAGCCGAGGGCTGTAACCGGTCACTCGAGGCGGGCGTCTTTTGAAAGCGAGCAAAACGCGGAGAGAGAGCTATGGGAATTTCGCGACGGGAATTTTTGCGGTATTGCGGGGTGACGACGGTCGCGCTGACTTCATTCAGGGAATGGCCGCTCGGTCCGGTGGCCGAGATCTCAGCGCGAACGCTTTCGGTGACGGATTGGAAGGAACTGGCGGACATCGCCTTGGAGCGGGCGCGGCGACTGGGAGCCAGCTACGCCGATATTCGCCTCATTCGCTCGCGGCGGGAGACGGTCGCGATAGGGCCAGGAGGCGGTGGGCTCGGCGCCTTCTTCGCTCCGGAGGAAGGCGATCGGCGCGGGGCGCGGGTCACTCGCTCAGAGAGCCTGGGCTTCGGCGTGCGCGTCCTCTACCGTGGGACGTGGGGATTTTCAGCGAGTCCCCTGATCACACCCGACGAGATCCGGCGCATCGCGGAGGAAGCGGTCGCCATCGCGCGCGCCAATGCCGCGATCAACACGACGCGCGTGCGTTTGGCGCCTGTGAAGGCGTACCGCGACACTTGGCAGACGCCGATCGTGAAGAACCCCTTCGACGTGAGTTTGGAGGAGAAGATCGGTCTCCTCGTCAGGGTGGACGAGACCGGACGAAAGGTCAGGGGGGTCGCGCGCGTCTCGGCCTCGCTCGCTTTCGTGCATGATCACAAGCGCTTCGCGTCAACCGAGGGCTCCTATATCGAACAGCACATCTACCAAACGTTGCCCAATCTCACAGTCACGGCCATGCGCCGCGAAGTGGGCCCGCGCCCGGAAATCGCCACGCGCAACGCCTTCATCCCCCCGCAGAGCATCGGGTACGAATACGTCGAGCAGTTGAAGTGGGGGGACATCGTCGAGCAAATCGCCCATGAGGCCGTCGAGATGCTCTCGGCCAAGGAGGTGTCGCCTGGACGCTACACGTTGCTCATCGCGCCGTCGAATCTCTATCTCACCATCCACGAGACGATCGGGCATTCGACGGAATTGGATCGCGTCCTCGGCTACGAGGCGAATTTCGCGGGGACGAGCTTCCTCACGCTGGACAAGCTCGGGAAGTATCGCGTCGGATCGAAGATCGTCAATTTCGTCGCCGATCGCACGACGCCCGGCGGATTGGCGACCGTTGGTTATGACGACGACGGCGTGCCCGCGCAGCGGTGGCATCTGATCCGAGAGGGCATCCTCGTCGGCTATCAGACGACGCGCGAGTTGGCGCACGTCGTTCGGGAGAATTTCTCGCGCGGATGCAGCTATGCCGATAGTTGGAGCTCCATGCCGATCCCGCGCATGCCCAACGTTTGGCTCGAGCCGGGGAAGGAGAAGCTCAGTCCTGAAGATTTGATCGCGGACACGAAAGAGGGCATCCTGATCGAAGGGCGCGGGAGCTACTCGATTGATCAACAGCGGCTCAATTTCCAATTCGGCGGCAACGCCTTCTGGGAGATCAAAAACGGCAAGAAAGTCGGCATGCTCCGCAACGTCGTCTATCAATCCTATACGCCCGAATTCTGGAACTCCTGCGACGCGATCTGCAGCCAAGAGTATTGGGTCAATCAAGGCACGCCTGGGGATGGCAAGGGCGAGCCGCAGCAGACCAATAGCGTCAGCCATGGTTGCGCCATGGCGCGCTTCCGCAACATCACCGTCTTCAATTCAGGGAGTGTGTGACCGATGAGAGAAAGAACGCGAACGCGACGTGCCGTTCTCGGCCTCGGAGGATTCCTGGAACAGGCCCCCATGCCGGGGCCTCGGCGAGAAGGTTCAGATTTTCTGCTCGATCGCGAACAGGTCCGACGCTTGACGGAGATGGTGCTCTCGCTCTCGCCGTCGAAGGAGACGGTCGTCCTCATTCGTCGGACTTACGCCACGCATCTTCGAGCGGCTTTCAACGCCATCACGACGAGCGGATCCACTTACACGACGACCGTGACCGTTGGACTCGTGCTGGGGAATCGGCTCGGCGTGGCGACGGGCGAGGACGTGAGCGAGGCGGTCTTGCGCAGGGTAGTGAAGGAAGCGGAAGAGAACGCGCGCTCGGAATGGTTCGGGATACCGCTTTCTGAAGGGCGCGATCCTCTGCCCGGGCCGCAGGAATATCTCCCGATCTCCGCTTTCTTCGAGAGCACGGCGCGGGCGACGCCCGAAGCGCGAGCTGATCGCATGCGACGTGTCTTGGCGGCCGCTCAGGCGAAGAATCTCGTCGCTGCGGCCTTCATGACGACGAGCGCGGGGATCGTGGCCATCGCCAATAGCGCGGGCCTTTTCGCCTATCATGCTTCAACCGATGCGCAGATCTCGATGACGTTTCGGACTAGGGACGGCAGTGGGTCCGGTTGGGCGGCCACCAGCGCGCGCGATTTC includes:
- a CDS encoding TldD/PmbA family protein, with the protein product MGISRREFLRYCGVTTVALTSFREWPLGPVAEISARTLSVTDWKELADIALERARRLGASYADIRLIRSRRETVAIGPGGGGLGAFFAPEEGDRRGARVTRSESLGFGVRVLYRGTWGFSASPLITPDEIRRIAEEAVAIARANAAINTTRVRLAPVKAYRDTWQTPIVKNPFDVSLEEKIGLLVRVDETGRKVRGVARVSASLAFVHDHKRFASTEGSYIEQHIYQTLPNLTVTAMRREVGPRPEIATRNAFIPPQSIGYEYVEQLKWGDIVEQIAHEAVEMLSAKEVSPGRYTLLIAPSNLYLTIHETIGHSTELDRVLGYEANFAGTSFLTLDKLGKYRVGSKIVNFVADRTTPGGLATVGYDDDGVPAQRWHLIREGILVGYQTTRELAHVVRENFSRGCSYADSWSSMPIPRMPNVWLEPGKEKLSPEDLIADTKEGILIEGRGSYSIDQQRLNFQFGGNAFWEIKNGKKVGMLRNVVYQSYTPEFWNSCDAICSQEYWVNQGTPGDGKGEPQQTNSVSHGCAMARFRNITVFNSGSV